One segment of bacterium DNA contains the following:
- a CDS encoding IS1595 family transposase, which produces MVKPAQFSTLLEFLTNFKDEEKCRQYFEQIRFKDGDYCPHCAHGKINRFADGKRYRCAKCRKDFTIKTGTVFGESKISLQKWFIAIYLLTTSPKGISSVQLAKQLGVTQKTAWFMDHRIRKAMKNGGKLFGNVEVDETYIGGKEKNKHASKRTKGVQGRSLKTKNAVMGMVVRNGNVIASVIPNAKMRTLESKIVAHIDIGSTLYTDELMSYSKIGSLYKHEAVNHSSGEYVRGDAHTNNVESFWALFKRGYHGTYHTMSGKHLQRYVDEFAFRWNERNTPMDSIFANTVESVAETKTLHYKKLTATV; this is translated from the coding sequence ATGGTGAAACCCGCCCAATTCAGTACACTCTTGGAGTTTTTGACCAACTTCAAGGACGAGGAGAAATGCCGCCAATACTTTGAGCAAATCCGCTTCAAGGATGGCGACTATTGCCCGCATTGCGCCCACGGCAAGATCAACCGCTTTGCGGATGGGAAGCGATACCGCTGCGCGAAGTGTCGAAAGGACTTCACCATCAAGACGGGCACCGTTTTTGGTGAGAGTAAAATCTCGCTGCAAAAGTGGTTCATTGCGATCTATCTCCTCACTACGTCTCCTAAGGGCATCTCGTCCGTGCAGCTCGCAAAGCAGTTGGGCGTGACGCAAAAGACGGCGTGGTTCATGGATCATCGTATCCGTAAGGCGATGAAGAACGGCGGCAAGCTGTTTGGCAATGTCGAGGTGGATGAAACGTACATCGGCGGCAAGGAAAAGAACAAGCACGCATCGAAACGGACAAAGGGTGTGCAGGGACGTTCGCTGAAAACAAAGAACGCTGTTATGGGCATGGTGGTACGCAATGGCAACGTCATTGCGTCCGTCATTCCAAATGCGAAAATGCGAACGCTCGAAAGTAAGATCGTCGCACACATTGACATTGGTTCCACGCTCTATACCGATGAACTCATGTCGTACTCGAAAATCGGATCGCTCTACAAGCATGAAGCGGTCAATCACAGCAGCGGCGAATACGTCCGAGGCGATGCACACACAAATAACGTCGAGAGTTTTTGGGCATTGTTCAAGCGCGGGTATCACGGCACCTATCACACCATGTCGGGCAAGCATCTCCAGCGGTATGTGGACGAGTTTGCTTTCCGATGGAACGAGCGGAATACCCCAATGGATAGTATCTTTGCCAATACGGTGGAAAGCGTCGCGGAGACAAAAACGCTACACTATAAGAAGCTCACCGCAACCGTATGA
- a CDS encoding DNA adenine methylase has product MSRPPQIFHPPISAGFDEVLGAIANEQRPQARSVPAKPFVKWVGGKRSILPLLMERLPKEYTAYHEPFAGGGALYFALQPQRATLSDVNLHLVLTYIAIRDDVERLITLLREHTQKHGKTYYLKARKRLSTEEDGTVIASLFIYINKTCFNGLYRVNKDGAFNVPMGKYTNPPILDEDTLRADHAVLQGTKIVCQSFSSIRPKQQAFYYLDPPYHATYDGYNGSGFNDDKHRELAAMCRKIDEKGGYFMLSNSDTPFVRDLYRAYTIERVEASRSVSCKAHQRGKEHELIIRNY; this is encoded by the coding sequence ATGAGCCGTCCACCGCAAATCTTCCACCCTCCCATTTCCGCAGGTTTTGACGAGGTGCTTGGAGCCATTGCGAATGAGCAGCGACCACAGGCACGGAGCGTACCCGCTAAGCCGTTTGTCAAGTGGGTAGGCGGCAAGCGTTCTATTCTCCCGCTCCTCATGGAGCGATTGCCGAAGGAGTACACCGCATACCATGAGCCGTTTGCTGGTGGCGGTGCGTTGTACTTTGCGCTGCAACCGCAACGGGCGACGCTCTCGGATGTCAATTTGCATCTCGTCCTAACGTACATTGCCATTCGGGACGACGTGGAACGATTGATCACGCTCTTGCGCGAACACACGCAGAAGCACGGCAAGACATACTATCTCAAGGCGCGGAAACGCCTCTCTACGGAAGAGGACGGAACGGTCATTGCGTCGCTATTCATCTACATCAACAAGACGTGTTTCAATGGCCTCTACCGCGTTAATAAGGATGGCGCGTTCAATGTTCCGATGGGCAAGTACACCAACCCGCCCATCCTTGACGAGGACACATTGCGAGCGGATCATGCAGTGCTGCAAGGCACGAAAATCGTTTGCCAATCGTTTTCATCCATTCGCCCAAAACAACAGGCGTTCTACTACCTCGATCCGCCGTATCACGCGACGTATGACGGCTACAACGGGAGTGGTTTCAATGATGATAAGCACCGCGAACTTGCCGCCATGTGCAGAAAGATAGACGAGAAGGGCGGGTACTTTATGCTCTCAAACTCCGATACTCCCTTTGTGCGCGACCTCTACCGCGCATACACCATCGAACGGGTGGAAGCATCTCGCTCCGTGTCATGTAAGGCGCATCAGCGCGGCAAAGAACATGAACTCATCATCAGGAACTACTAG
- a CDS encoding DpnII family type II restriction endonuclease, with protein MNSSSGTTSGGGRANKTGNSLEQFVEHKLKEHGYTEFWDHKRQVFANRTTIGGKQYGKQIYCGKSIYETDRKCDFLVLNQEKWPDGLIIECKWQQSSGSVDEKYPFAFFNICKIGVPTVVLLDGNGYKPAAMRWLKEQAHPQRALIAVYNMVEFQTAVNNGFLG; from the coding sequence ATGAACTCATCATCAGGAACTACTAGCGGCGGCGGACGCGCTAACAAGACGGGCAATAGCTTGGAGCAGTTTGTCGAGCACAAGCTCAAAGAGCATGGCTACACGGAGTTTTGGGATCACAAAAGACAGGTGTTTGCGAACAGGACGACGATAGGAGGCAAGCAGTACGGGAAGCAAATCTATTGCGGCAAAAGCATCTACGAGACGGATCGCAAATGCGACTTCCTCGTGCTCAATCAAGAGAAGTGGCCAGACGGCCTCATCATCGAGTGTAAGTGGCAACAGTCCAGTGGCTCCGTGGATGAAAAGTACCCGTTTGCATTTTTCAACATCTGTAAAATAGGCGTGCCGACCGTTGTTCTCCTAGATGGCAATGGATATAAACCCGCTGCCATGCGGTGGCTCAAGGAGCAGGCGCATCCGCAGAGAGCACTCATCGCCGTATACAACATGGTGGAGTTTCAGACAGCGGTCAATAATGGTTTTCTTGGTTAG